One window of Gemmatimonas aurantiaca genomic DNA carries:
- a CDS encoding zinc metalloprotease HtpX, protein MNNVKVFVLMAGLTGLLMAIGQAVGGGQGAIIALLLSAGMNLFMYWGSSTMVLRSYGAQVVTAQEAPELYGMVDRLRQRAGLPMPVVAIAPQDQPNAFATGRNPEHAVVCVTQGILRVLSTDELEGVLAHELAHIKNRDMLLQTLAATMAGAIGNLAQFAFFFGGRSHDDEGGHPIAGIAMLIIGPLVAMVMQFAISRQREFKADAVGAEICGRPLSLANALLKLEAGARRIPMQVSPSAATLAIVNPLAAFSMRGISKWMSTHPPTAERVAALQAMAV, encoded by the coding sequence ATGAACAACGTCAAAGTGTTTGTCCTCATGGCCGGCCTCACCGGCCTGCTCATGGCCATCGGCCAGGCGGTCGGCGGGGGTCAGGGCGCCATCATCGCCCTGCTGCTGTCGGCGGGCATGAACCTCTTCATGTACTGGGGGTCGTCCACCATGGTGCTGCGCTCGTATGGCGCGCAGGTGGTGACCGCGCAGGAGGCCCCTGAGCTCTACGGAATGGTCGACCGGTTGCGTCAGCGGGCCGGCCTGCCCATGCCCGTGGTGGCCATTGCCCCGCAGGACCAGCCCAATGCGTTCGCCACCGGACGGAATCCCGAGCATGCGGTGGTGTGCGTGACGCAGGGCATTCTGCGTGTCCTCTCGACGGACGAACTCGAAGGCGTCCTCGCCCACGAACTCGCGCACATCAAGAACCGCGACATGCTGCTGCAGACGCTGGCCGCCACGATGGCCGGTGCGATCGGCAATCTCGCGCAGTTCGCCTTCTTTTTCGGCGGACGCAGTCACGACGACGAAGGCGGGCATCCGATCGCCGGCATCGCGATGCTGATCATCGGCCCCCTCGTGGCGATGGTCATGCAGTTCGCGATCAGCCGTCAGCGGGAGTTCAAAGCCGACGCCGTCGGTGCGGAGATCTGTGGCCGTCCGCTCTCCCTGGCCAACGCGCTGCTCAAGCTCGAAGCGGGTGCGCGTCGCATCCCCATGCAGGTCTCGCCGAGCGCCGCCACGCTGGCCATCGTGAACCCGCTTGCCGCATTCAGCATGCGCGGCATCAGCAAGTGGATGTCGACCCATCCGCCCACGGCGGAGCGGGTGGCCGCTCTGCAGGCGATGGCGGTGTAG
- a CDS encoding energy transducer TonB: MFTRLPESHATALPSARTADTRAGSSMVSIGMHAALVSALVVITATQDTRRVEEPPAERLRMTEFTPTPPKPAVVETPSTSSAMTPVSAAAPLVPQLPAITDIPTTIPPIDLTRAPVTAEDFLQGGRRGSPNGIPGGTGEGPATSAGYFSADQVEKAVMLLPGSKAPVFPEILRSSGTQGTVLAQFVVDSTGRANLDSFSALRSDHPLFTAAVKAALTRMHFMPAEIGGRRVAQLVQQSFQFQLQ; the protein is encoded by the coding sequence ATGTTCACGCGTCTGCCCGAATCGCACGCCACGGCCCTGCCCTCTGCACGCACCGCCGATACCCGCGCCGGCAGTTCGATGGTCTCCATCGGGATGCATGCCGCGCTCGTGAGTGCGCTCGTCGTCATCACGGCCACGCAGGACACACGCCGTGTGGAGGAACCGCCTGCGGAGCGACTGCGCATGACCGAGTTCACACCAACTCCGCCGAAACCGGCGGTGGTGGAGACGCCCAGCACGAGCAGTGCGATGACGCCGGTATCGGCCGCGGCACCACTCGTGCCGCAACTGCCGGCGATCACCGACATCCCGACCACCATTCCTCCCATCGACCTCACCCGCGCTCCCGTCACGGCGGAAGACTTCCTGCAGGGCGGGCGCCGGGGCTCACCGAACGGGATTCCGGGAGGCACCGGCGAAGGGCCGGCCACATCGGCCGGCTACTTCTCGGCGGATCAGGTGGAGAAAGCCGTCATGCTCCTGCCCGGCAGCAAGGCACCGGTATTCCCGGAGATCCTCCGCTCATCGGGCACCCAGGGCACGGTGCTGGCGCAGTTCGTGGTCGACTCCACCGGACGCGCCAACCTCGACTCGTTCTCGGCCCTTCGCAGCGATCATCCGCTCTTCACTGCCGCCGTGAAAGCCGCGTTGACGCGGATGCACTTCATGCCCGCCGAGATCGGCGGCCGACGGGTGGCGCAACTGGTGCAGCAGTCGTTCCAGTTTCAGTTGCAGTAG
- a CDS encoding TVP38/TMEM64 family protein, whose translation MALPFREPMALVRAAGRLAGMTVPILFGVGVGKFAAPYLPGFSAWVHTLGPWAPVAFVTAYVAVVVCMLPAFLLTMAGGAVFGVAEGSLLVLLGATIGGTLAFLLGRTVLRNWVSRRIARHPTLSTIDRVVGEDGLRLMVLLRLSPAIPFVLSNYALGATRVRLRDFVLAMVGMLPVIGSYAALGRAGSRGPGNNGLPSWVLAVGVGATVLLGVLLARITQRALREADADSDLARSSSAHADLSER comes from the coding sequence ATGGCACTCCCCTTCCGCGAGCCGATGGCGCTCGTTCGCGCCGCCGGCCGTCTGGCGGGCATGACGGTACCGATCCTGTTCGGGGTCGGCGTGGGGAAATTCGCGGCCCCGTACCTGCCGGGATTCAGCGCCTGGGTCCATACGCTGGGGCCCTGGGCGCCGGTGGCGTTCGTGACGGCCTATGTGGCGGTGGTGGTGTGCATGCTGCCGGCCTTCCTGCTGACCATGGCCGGTGGTGCGGTGTTCGGCGTGGCCGAAGGCTCCCTGCTCGTGCTGCTCGGCGCCACCATCGGGGGCACGCTGGCGTTTCTGCTGGGACGCACCGTGCTGCGCAACTGGGTGAGCCGGCGCATTGCCCGGCATCCCACCCTGTCGACCATCGACCGGGTGGTGGGAGAGGATGGCCTGCGCCTGATGGTCCTGCTGCGATTGTCGCCGGCCATTCCCTTCGTGCTGTCCAACTATGCGCTGGGTGCGACGCGGGTGCGCCTGCGCGATTTCGTGCTGGCGATGGTCGGCATGCTGCCGGTGATCGGCTCGTATGCGGCACTGGGCCGCGCCGGATCGCGGGGGCCGGGCAACAATGGGTTGCCGTCGTGGGTGCTGGCCGTCGGCGTTGGCGCGACGGTGCTGCTGGGCGTCTTGCTCGCCCGCATCACCCAGCGCGCCCTGCGTGAGGCTGACGCCGATTCCGACCTCGCGCGTTCATCCTCCGCTCACGCAGACCTCAGCGAGCGTTAA
- a CDS encoding HNH endonuclease, translating into MTRSAIFARDGYRCVYCGTVHDAQDLSIDHVQPQTRGGDGSPGNVVTACRSCNTRKGARSLASFLAEEPSARRNFFTWARYVWPRHLRAVAEELARRGVVDAPSELVEGVRRLRSSEAIAQLLAEQSDQDTEEEER; encoded by the coding sequence ATGACACGCTCGGCGATCTTCGCGCGCGACGGCTACCGCTGCGTGTACTGCGGCACCGTGCACGACGCGCAGGATCTGAGCATCGACCATGTGCAACCGCAGACGCGCGGCGGCGATGGCTCCCCGGGCAACGTAGTGACCGCCTGCAGGAGCTGCAACACGCGAAAAGGGGCGCGTTCGCTGGCGTCGTTCCTGGCCGAGGAGCCTTCCGCGCGGCGGAACTTCTTCACCTGGGCGCGGTATGTATGGCCACGACATCTGAGAGCGGTGGCCGAGGAGCTCGCGCGCCGGGGCGTGGTGGATGCCCCATCGGAACTCGTGGAGGGGGTCCGTAGGCTGCGCAGCTCCGAGGCCATCGCTCAGCTGTTGGCGGAGCAGTCCGACCAGGACACCGAAGAAGAAGAGCGATAG
- a CDS encoding amidohydrolase, with the protein MPNTTPLSLPRILPRAVAIAIAALGVALAGACADRQQAPVTLAIVNARVWTGDSTAPWAEAVAVSGDRITAVGTSDDIRRIANDVEVIDAQGGMVTPGFIDAHVHFLDGGLALASVSLRDAKTREEFIARIRDYAKSIPKGEWIRNGDWDHTNWGGELPTHEWIDSVTPDNPVWINRLDGHMQLANRLAMEAAKVDRNTRDIAGGTIVRDARGNPTGIFKDNAMGLIDAAQPPRSAAELDRALDAAMAYVAARGVTSVHNMGTFGDLVVFDRARGQNRLHTRIVSQVPLAQWQALRDTVKARGHGDSWLRIGGLKGFVDGSLGSHTAAMLQPFTDVPTDTGLFVTPADSLYAWTRGADSAGLQVMVHAIGDRAIRTQLDVFERVARENGARDRRFRIEHAQHIAPEDIPRFGALPVIASMQPYHEADDGRWAEKVIGPERAKGTYAFKSLLASHARLAFGSDWFVAPPTPLEGIKAAVTRQTLDGAHPGGWVPEEKITVEDALRAYTSGSAYAGFQDKDVGVIAKGRLADLVVLSRDLTTTPPDSLDKVQVNATIVGGVVRYRR; encoded by the coding sequence ATGCCCAATACCACGCCTCTTTCCCTGCCTCGCATCCTGCCCCGCGCGGTCGCCATCGCGATCGCGGCCCTCGGTGTCGCCCTCGCTGGCGCCTGCGCCGACCGCCAACAGGCCCCGGTCACGCTGGCCATCGTGAACGCCCGTGTGTGGACGGGCGACAGCACCGCCCCGTGGGCGGAAGCCGTCGCCGTGTCGGGCGATCGCATCACCGCCGTGGGAACCTCCGACGACATCCGACGCATCGCGAATGACGTGGAAGTCATCGATGCCCAGGGCGGCATGGTCACGCCGGGCTTCATCGATGCACATGTGCACTTTCTCGATGGCGGGCTCGCGCTCGCGTCGGTGTCCCTGCGTGATGCGAAGACCCGCGAGGAGTTCATCGCGCGCATCCGCGACTACGCGAAGTCGATTCCCAAGGGGGAGTGGATCCGCAACGGCGACTGGGATCACACCAACTGGGGCGGCGAACTGCCCACGCACGAATGGATCGATTCGGTCACACCGGACAATCCGGTGTGGATCAACCGGCTCGATGGACACATGCAGTTGGCGAATCGTCTCGCGATGGAAGCGGCGAAGGTCGACCGCAATACCCGCGACATCGCGGGTGGCACCATCGTGCGTGACGCCCGTGGCAATCCCACGGGCATTTTCAAGGACAACGCCATGGGGCTGATCGATGCGGCGCAGCCTCCACGCAGTGCCGCCGAACTCGATCGGGCGCTCGACGCCGCGATGGCCTACGTGGCCGCGCGTGGCGTCACCAGTGTGCACAACATGGGCACGTTCGGGGATCTCGTCGTGTTCGATCGGGCGCGCGGGCAGAATCGCCTGCACACACGCATCGTCTCGCAGGTGCCGCTCGCGCAGTGGCAGGCGTTGCGCGACACGGTGAAGGCGCGCGGGCATGGCGACAGTTGGTTGCGCATTGGCGGACTCAAAGGCTTCGTGGACGGATCACTGGGATCGCATACCGCGGCCATGCTGCAGCCATTCACCGATGTGCCCACCGACACCGGGCTCTTCGTCACGCCGGCCGACAGCCTCTATGCGTGGACACGCGGCGCGGACTCGGCGGGGCTGCAGGTGATGGTGCATGCCATCGGCGATCGGGCCATCCGCACGCAGCTCGATGTGTTCGAACGGGTGGCGCGCGAAAACGGCGCGCGTGACCGGCGTTTCCGCATCGAACATGCCCAGCACATCGCACCGGAGGACATCCCGCGTTTTGGTGCGCTGCCGGTGATCGCCAGCATGCAGCCTTATCACGAAGCGGACGATGGGCGCTGGGCCGAAAAGGTCATCGGCCCCGAGCGGGCGAAGGGCACCTATGCATTCAAGTCATTGCTCGCGTCGCATGCGCGACTGGCGTTCGGTAGCGACTGGTTCGTGGCTCCGCCCACACCGCTCGAAGGCATCAAGGCCGCGGTCACGCGTCAGACCCTCGACGGCGCACATCCCGGCGGCTGGGTTCCGGAAGAGAAGATCACGGTGGAGGATGCGCTGCGGGCGTATACGAGCGGATCCGCGTATGCCGGCTTTCAGGACAAGGACGTTGGTGTGATCGCCAAAGGCCGGCTGGCGGATCTGGTGGTGCTGAGTCGCGATCTCACCACGACACCGCCGGATTCACTGGACAAGGTGCAGGTGAATGCGACGATCGTTGGTGGGGTGGTGCGGTATCGGCGGTGA
- a CDS encoding M14 metallopeptidase family protein — translation MTRLRRVTRLSLALLSVAAPLALPAQQRTSPKQFFGHDIGADYELPNYTRLNQYFAKVAQESDRVKLDTIGLTEEGRPQIMAIVTSPANHRNLARYKEISTRLAKAEGLDSAAAAALAKEGKVVFWIDGGLHATEVLGAQQLMETLWQLSSRTDEETMRILNDVVILMTHANPDGMELVSDWYMKEPDKARRTTGTIPRLYEKYAGHDNNRDSYMNALAETRNMSKQLFIEWHPQIMYNHHQTGPTGTVMAAPPYRDPANYWFHPAIITGLDLVGAALNHRFVLEHKPGLTFRAGSNYSTWWNGGLRTTGYYHNQIGILTETIGNPTPMRIALVPERQLRSAGLPAPIAPQEWHFRQSIDYSVSANYAFLDMASRYRETFLFNRWVMGNDQITAGSKDNWTISPKRVDAMIAKITADRSAGGAAAEQGRGGGPRGGGGPANIASAVANDRYMAELKKPENRDPRAYILSSAQNDFATATKFVQALQYSGIDVLKATAPFSANGKQFPTGSWVIKTNQAFRSHVLDMFEPQDHPNDFRYPGGPPVPPYDNAGWTLAFQMGVQFERVLDAPPSGSFEKVNGITTMPAGTVAKGKAGYFIRPEVNDAATVANRLGKVKVKAQRIPTAFNDGGTTWPAGSWFIPAGGAADKVVAQAAKDLGVNFAAANSKPSASQPVTPLRIGLIDRYGGSMPSGWTRLVLEKFEYPYTVVFPQELDAGNLKAKYDVLVFTDGSFTDRPGFGAGFGGSPDTTLIPAEYRRQLGRVSTEQSVPSIKAFVEAGGRVVAIGSSIGLGKAMGLPIDNYLVDANGRAYPGEKYYIPGSLLEVKVDTSMTIATGMAPRPSVMFDNSPVMKLPADAASRGIRAIATFDTDKPLTSGWAWGQDLLKGGTAMAEAQLGKGTIWLFGPEILFRSQPHGTYKLFLNALDGGFKRPDKAVQ, via the coding sequence ATGACTCGACTGCGTCGCGTCACCCGGCTTTCGCTGGCTCTGTTGTCGGTCGCGGCTCCGCTCGCGCTCCCGGCTCAGCAGCGCACGTCGCCCAAACAGTTCTTCGGGCACGACATCGGAGCCGACTACGAGCTCCCCAACTACACCCGGCTGAACCAGTACTTCGCCAAGGTCGCCCAGGAAAGCGACCGCGTGAAGCTCGATACCATCGGGCTCACCGAAGAAGGCCGGCCGCAGATCATGGCCATCGTCACCAGCCCGGCCAACCACCGCAACCTGGCGCGCTACAAGGAAATCTCCACCAGGCTCGCCAAGGCCGAAGGCCTCGATTCGGCCGCCGCGGCCGCGCTCGCCAAGGAAGGCAAGGTCGTCTTCTGGATCGACGGTGGACTCCATGCCACGGAAGTCCTCGGTGCTCAGCAGCTCATGGAGACGCTCTGGCAGCTCTCCAGCCGCACCGACGAAGAAACCATGCGCATCCTGAACGACGTGGTCATCCTGATGACGCACGCCAATCCGGACGGCATGGAGCTCGTGTCGGACTGGTACATGAAAGAGCCCGACAAGGCGCGCCGCACCACGGGCACGATTCCGCGTCTCTACGAGAAGTACGCGGGCCATGACAACAACCGCGACTCGTACATGAACGCGCTGGCCGAGACGCGCAACATGTCGAAGCAGCTGTTCATCGAGTGGCATCCGCAGATCATGTACAACCATCACCAGACCGGTCCGACCGGCACGGTGATGGCGGCGCCGCCGTACCGGGATCCGGCCAACTACTGGTTCCACCCGGCCATCATCACGGGTCTCGACCTCGTGGGCGCGGCGCTCAACCACCGCTTCGTGCTCGAGCACAAGCCCGGACTCACGTTCCGCGCCGGCTCCAACTACTCGACGTGGTGGAACGGTGGTCTGCGCACCACCGGCTACTACCACAACCAGATCGGCATCCTGACCGAGACCATCGGCAACCCGACGCCCATGCGCATTGCGCTGGTGCCGGAACGCCAGCTCCGGTCGGCCGGACTGCCCGCGCCCATCGCGCCGCAGGAATGGCACTTCCGTCAGTCGATCGACTACTCGGTGTCGGCCAACTACGCCTTCCTCGACATGGCGTCGCGTTACCGCGAGACGTTCCTGTTCAACCGCTGGGTGATGGGCAACGACCAGATCACCGCCGGTTCGAAGGACAACTGGACCATCTCGCCCAAGCGTGTCGATGCGATGATCGCCAAGATCACCGCCGACCGTTCCGCGGGTGGTGCCGCCGCGGAACAGGGCCGTGGTGGTGGTCCGCGTGGTGGTGGTGGCCCGGCCAACATCGCCAGCGCGGTTGCCAACGATCGGTACATGGCGGAACTCAAGAAGCCCGAGAACCGCGATCCGCGCGCGTACATCCTGAGCAGCGCGCAGAACGATTTTGCGACGGCCACCAAGTTCGTCCAGGCGCTGCAGTACTCGGGCATCGACGTGCTCAAGGCCACTGCCCCCTTCTCGGCCAACGGCAAGCAGTTTCCGACCGGTTCGTGGGTGATCAAGACCAATCAGGCCTTCCGTTCGCATGTGCTCGACATGTTCGAACCGCAGGATCACCCGAACGATTTCCGCTATCCGGGTGGCCCGCCGGTCCCGCCGTACGACAACGCCGGCTGGACGCTCGCCTTCCAGATGGGTGTGCAGTTCGAGCGCGTGCTCGACGCGCCGCCGAGCGGCTCGTTCGAGAAGGTCAACGGCATCACGACCATGCCGGCCGGTACGGTGGCCAAGGGCAAGGCGGGGTACTTCATCCGTCCTGAAGTGAACGATGCGGCCACGGTCGCCAACCGTCTGGGCAAGGTGAAGGTGAAGGCCCAGCGCATCCCCACCGCGTTCAATGACGGTGGCACGACGTGGCCGGCCGGTTCGTGGTTCATCCCCGCCGGTGGTGCGGCCGACAAGGTCGTCGCGCAGGCGGCGAAGGATCTCGGTGTGAACTTCGCGGCAGCCAACAGCAAGCCCAGTGCGTCGCAGCCGGTGACGCCGCTGCGCATCGGTCTCATCGATCGGTACGGCGGCAGCATGCCGAGCGGCTGGACGCGTCTGGTGCTCGAGAAGTTCGAATACCCGTACACGGTGGTGTTCCCGCAGGAACTCGATGCGGGCAACCTCAAGGCCAAGTATGACGTGCTCGTCTTCACCGACGGCTCGTTCACCGATCGTCCGGGCTTCGGCGCCGGCTTCGGTGGTTCGCCCGACACCACGCTCATCCCGGCCGAGTATCGCCGTCAGTTGGGCCGCGTGTCGACGGAGCAGTCGGTGCCGTCCATCAAGGCCTTCGTCGAAGCCGGCGGCCGCGTGGTGGCCATCGGGTCCTCCATCGGCCTCGGCAAGGCAATGGGCCTGCCCATCGACAACTACCTCGTCGACGCCAACGGCCGCGCGTATCCGGGTGAGAAGTACTACATCCCGGGCTCGCTGCTCGAGGTGAAGGTCGACACGTCGATGACGATCGCGACCGGCATGGCGCCGCGTCCGAGCGTGATGTTCGACAACAGCCCGGTGATGAAGCTGCCTGCCGACGCCGCGTCGCGTGGCATCCGCGCCATCGCCACGTTCGACACCGACAAGCCACTCACGTCGGGCTGGGCGTGGGGTCAGGATCTGCTGAAGGGCGGCACGGCGATGGCCGAGGCGCAGCTTGGCAAGGGCACCATCTGGCTCTTCGGACCGGAGATTCTCTTCCGCTCGCAGCCGCACGGCACGTACAAGCTGTTCCTGAACGCGCTGGACGGTGGCTTCAAGCGTCCTGACAAGGCCGTGCAGTAA